TGCAGATAGCGTCGGGCCGCTGCGACCACGTATTGGCCATCGGCATCCAGAAGATGAGCGACGCCCCCACCGCCGAGGCGACCCGCATCGTGGCCGGAGTCATCGACAAGGACGAGGCGGAGTTCGGCCTCAGCATGCCCGCCTGCGGGGCACTGGTGGCCAGGGCGCTCATGGAGCGGTACGGCCTCTCCAACGACGAGTGGACCGCCTTCTCGGCACTCCTTACCCAGCGGGCCCACCGCTACGCCTCCCGAAACCCCGACGCCCATTTGAACAAGGAAATCCCCCTGGAGGAGTACTACCGCCAGATCGTCAACGGCAAAAACTACCGCTACTGGTGGCCCCTGCGCTACCATGACTTCTGCCCCATGTCCGACGGCGTGGCCGCCGTGATCCTCACCGCCGACCCGCAAGAGGTGATGGTCTCCGGCGTGGGGAGCGCCACCGACATCCCCACCATCGCCGACCGTAACTACTTCCATTCCTTCCCCGCCACCGTGGCGGCCGCCGCCGAAGCTTACGGAATGGCCGGCATCAAGGATATCCGGAGCTTCGCCGGAAAGATCCACGTTAACATGCACGATCCCTTCAACGGTTTCGGCCCCATCAACATGGTGGATCTCGGCTTCGTACCCCGGGGGCGGCTCCTCGACGCCCTTCTGGATGACGCCTGCACCGGCGAGAACGGCATGTTCCCCACGAACCTCACCGGCGGCCTCAAGGGACGGGGCCACCCCCTGGGGGCCACCGGCATGATCCAGGTGGTGGAGAACCACAAAATGATCTGCGATGGGCGGTTCCAGGCGGGCCTCTCCCACTCCATCGGCGGCCCCATCAACAACAACATCGTGATCCTCCTGGAGCGGAGCGGCCACTACGAGCGCCGCCCCCACGAAGCGTACAAACCGTGGGGGCTCCCCTCACTGGGCAGGCTCAAGCCGAAGGAGGTGACCGTGGACTCCCTCCTGGCCGAAACCAGCACCGTGGAGGGGACCTTCGTCACCGCCACCACCCGGTTCAACTTCAAGACCGGCGATCCAGAGGGGATCATCACCATCGTCTCCTGCCGGGCGGCAAGCGGCAAGAGCTACCGGTTCCTCTTCGGTATCGCCGGCGAGAACTACCAGAGCCTCATCGAACTCCGCCCCGGCGACCGGATCAGCCTGGAGCGGAGCGACGGCCAGATCCTCCTCAACCGGATGCCGGTAAAGAAGTTCTACCAGCGCACCATCGACGGCCTGGTGGACCTGGCGGGGAGCGGGTGGAAGAAGCTGACGGGGTGGTGATTTTCTTCACCGGAAACTTCAAGAAGCCGTAATAGCTTCGAATCGTGAAGCGATTACGGAGATGAACTGACTCGCCATGTCCGGCAATCCCCCGCCGGCCGGCCCCACTCAAGAGCACCACAAAGGAACCAATGGAACAATATCCTTCCCACGATCACGAACAGTTGCTGGAACTGGCCACCATGCGGATGCCCTTTGGCAAATATCAGGGGCGCCGCCTCATCGACCTGCCGGAGCCATATGTGGTATGGTTCGCCGGGCAGGGCTTTCCCGAAGGGAAGCTGGGCACCATGCTGCGCGCCGTCTATGAAATCAAGGTAAA
The nucleotide sequence above comes from Geobacter benzoatilyticus. Encoded proteins:
- a CDS encoding thiolase family protein, producing the protein MSHREFIPRKVYVAASYMAPVGRYDGRHREKLSFLDLAEKTKAVFDGSPVKLRDIEAVVVGSQSPVAFSGVDNTAAKIAGVVGVSGAKSVLIDTASSSGASAFENAYLQIASGRCDHVLAIGIQKMSDAPTAEATRIVAGVIDKDEAEFGLSMPACGALVARALMERYGLSNDEWTAFSALLTQRAHRYASRNPDAHLNKEIPLEEYYRQIVNGKNYRYWWPLRYHDFCPMSDGVAAVILTADPQEVMVSGVGSATDIPTIADRNYFHSFPATVAAAAEAYGMAGIKDIRSFAGKIHVNMHDPFNGFGPINMVDLGFVPRGRLLDALLDDACTGENGMFPTNLTGGLKGRGHPLGATGMIQVVENHKMICDGRFQAGLSHSIGGPINNNIVILLERSGHYERRPHEAYKPWGLPSLGRLKPKEVTVDSLLAETSTVEGTFVTATTRFNFKTGDPEGIITIVSCRAASGKSYRFLFGIAGENYQSLIELRPGDRISLERSDGQILLNRMPVKKFYQRTIDGLVDLAGSGWKKLTGW
- a CDS encoding DUF3820 family protein yields the protein MEQYPSHDHEQLLELATMRMPFGKYQGRRLIDLPEPYVVWFAGQGFPEGKLGTMLRAVYEIKVNGLEYLFDRLR